Below is a window of Clavibacter michiganensis subsp. tessellarius DNA.
GGTGCATCCGGCGACGTGGTGCCGCGGACGGGCTGTCGTCCGGCGTCGGCTGCGTCAGGTGCGATGCGGCGAGTCCGCATCGGGGCGGCCGCGTGCCGAGGCTGGTCGGGTCTGCGCCCCGGGACAGGTCGTCGGCCGGGGTCGCCCGGCCGACCCGCTCACGACACGGCCGCCGTTCCGCACTCCGCGCAGAATCGAGCGCTCTTCGCCAGGTCCGCGCCACAGGAACCGCAGGGACGGGCCATCGCGAGCGAGCCGCCGCACTCGGTGCAGAACTTCCCGCCACGTGCCTGCGCACCGCATGACGGACACGCCGCATGCGCCTGCTGCGCGAGCGACATGGTCCCGACGAGATCGACCGTCTCGAGTCGCTGCTGCATCTGGGTGCGGCGGGCCTCGGCCTGGAGCTGAGCCAGCTGTTCCACGATCACGGGCGAGCAACGGGCGCACTGCCCGACATCGGTGTTCCAGCAGCCGTCGCCGCAGACCCAGTCGCCGCATCCTCGGCACTGGTGGAAGCGGGGCGCGATCTCGGCGGTCGCCGTCTGCAGGGCCTGGTCCTTGGCGGGGGAGTTCGTCCCGCGGTCGAGGAGCCGGTCGGCCATGTACCCGACCTGGGCGATGGGGCCGCCGATGAGTCCGCTCAAGCCACGGGCGAGCTTCTGCCCCGTCGCACGCGGGTCGCGGCGGAACGCGGATCGGAAGCCGTTGCCGCAGCGCTCGCAACGGAACTCGAATTGGCATCCGTCCTGGTTGGACAGGTCGGTCACTTTGTCGGTGAACGGGATGTGCGTGGTCATCTCACTCCTGGCGAGGAACGGTGGGGTCGGGCGAGGAGGGGTGTCGAGGGGGAGTGCGGAGGATGGTCGCGACGAGCCCGCCGAACGCATGCTCGTCTGCGTAGCGGGCGGCTTCCATGAGCATCAGGTTGTTGATGAGCATGCCGCGGCCCATGAAGGTCGCCACCTCCTCATCGGAGCCGCCCCTGTCGCGGAGCGTGCGGTAGACCTCTCCGAACAGCCGGCGCGACTCGCGTCCGATCTCGGGTTCGGCTGTGGCGGCGGAGAACCCGTGGGCATGGACCAGAACGGCTTCCGGCATCGAGAGCACGAGCTCCCGGTAGGCGGCCCCGAGGCGCTGGGGATCGAACCCCCGGGCGGGCGCGGTCCGGAACGTGTCGATGATCATCTCTCCCGCATGTGCGTGTGTCCGGATGAAGAGCAGTCGCTTCGAGCCGTAGGCCTGGATGACGTACGGCTGGGAGACGCCCATCTGCTCGGCGACCTGCGCGGTGGTGGTGCCGAAGTAGCCCCGCGCCGCGAAGGCGCGCATCGAGGCGGCGAGCAGTTCGTCGTTGCGGGCAGGGACGCTCCGCTCCGACATGGTGCACCTGTCCCTCGCTCACCTGTTATCGAGCGATAACAGGATGGCCGGGCGCCGGGGGCGTGTCAACACCCTGCGGGGGCTCGCACGATGTCCGGCGGAGGTCAGGCATTGGCGTCGAGGGACGTGCCTGCGCCCCGTCGCCGGGGGCGCGGCGGTCGAGGGGCCCCGACGATCTCGCCCCTGTCACCGGCTCCCTCGATGACGAACCCGTTCTCGCGGATGAGGGCGTGGTCCGCCGCGGCCGTCTGCCCTTCCGCGGTGAGGTAGTCGCCCAGGAACATCGAGTTCGCGACGTGGAGCGCGAGGCCCTGGAGCGTGCCCAGGTGGAGCTCGCGGCCTCCGGCGAGCCGGATCTCCGCCTCCGGGCAGATCAGTCGAGCCAGCGCCACGATCCTGAGGCACCGCAGCGGGGTCAGCGTCCACCTGCCTGCCATCGGGGTGCCGTCGAACGGCACGAGGAAGTTGATGGGGACGGACTCGGCTCCCAGTTCCCGGAGCGCGACGAGGGCTTCGACGATCTGGCGGTCGGACTCGCCGAGTCCGACGATCAGTCCGCTGCAGGGGGAGACTCCCGCGCGCTGCACCGCGGTGATGGTGTCGACTCGATCGGCGTAGGAGTGCGTCCGCACGATCTCGTCGTGGAAGGACTCCGCGGTGTTGATGTTGTGGTTGTACGCATCCACGCCGGCGGCGGCGAGGCGCTCGGCCTGGCCGTCGCGGAGGAGCCCGAGGCACGCGCAGACCTCGACGCTCGGCTGCCGGGCCTTCACGTGGGAGGCGATGTCCGCCACCCGGTCGATGTCGCGGCGCGACGGTCCGCGTCCGCTGGCGACCAGGCAGACACGGGCCGCCCCGCCCGCGATGCCGAGCTCGGCGTTCTCGACCGCCTCCTCCGTCGTGAGCCAGGAGTACCTCAGGATGGGCGCCGTGGATCCGAGGGCTTGCGAGCAGTAGCCGCAGTCCTCGGGGCACATGCCCGACTTCAGGTTCACCAGGTAGTTCAACTTCACCCGGTCGCCGAAGTGCCGTCGCCTGACGGCGGAGACGGCGGCGACGAGGTCCAGCACCTCGGAGTCGGGTGCGTCCAGCACCCGGAGGGCGTCGCTGTCGTCGATCCGGCCGCCGGCGAGGGAGATGTCCGCGAGGTCGTGGAACCCGCTCATGCCTCGTCGCCGGCGGAGTCCGGGCGCACCTTCCGGACGGCCCTCCAGGCGGACGGGAGGAGGGCGCTCAAGGCCAGCACCTTCACGGTGTCGCCGATCAGGAACGGGACGACCCCGAGCACGAGCGCGCGCCCGAGGTCGACGTGCAGGGACGCGGCGAGCCACGGCACGCCGAAGGCGTAGATGACGATCGTGCCGAGTCCGCCGAGGAGCAGCGTCGTCCCCACCTTCCGATCCGCCCGGCGACGGGCGAGCTGTCCGACGATGAGGGCCGCGGCGACGAATCCGACGATGTAGCCGAAGGTCGGGATCGCGATCCCCGACTGGCCGGAGGAGAACACCGGGGCCCCTGCCGCGCCGAGCGCCAGGTAGAGCACGGCGCTCAGCGCTCCCCGTGAGGATCCCAGCACGGCTCCGGTCGCCATCACCGCGAAGGTCGACATCGTGATCGGCACCGGCGTGAAGGGGAGGGGGATGGTGATCGTGGCCGAGGCGACGATGAAAGCGGTTCCCAGCGCGACGAGGACGGCATCCGTGGCCCGGGATCGGCGGATGACGTCGGCCAGGTACCGCGTGGGGCGTGAGGCGACAGCGAGAGTCAAGACTCCTCCTAAACGGTGTTCAGTGAACAGTGTTCAGGAAGATAGCAGAGCGCGCGGCTGTGTCGGTCCTCGGGCAGGACGACTTCGGTCTCCCCTGGGCGGAGCGGCGGCCGGTCTCGATGTCGAGCCCAGCGCCATCTCCTGCTGCTGCCCGGACGAGCCGGCGCTTCTGACGGAGCGGGGGCATCAGATCATGGAAGCTGGCGAGCGCGCCGACCGCGCCGACCGCGCCGACCGCGGGCGGCGCGGATCCGCGCCGAAGTCGTGGCCGTGCCGCTCGACCATCGCCGAGCCGACGGCTTCCTCCTCGGCGTCGACACGATCATCGGCGGACGCTCATCCCCTGTCGCGCCGCAGATATCCATCGACGTCGAATTCGACGCCCGTGACCGGTTCGCCGTTGATCCTCATCCCGTCCACCAGGCACCCCTCGAACACAGCGGCATCGACCTCCCCGAGGACCTGGCTTCCCGCGAAGGACGCGAAGTCCAGCCTCGCGCCGTCGAACCGGCAGCCGTCGAACGTGCAGTGGTTGTAGATCGCCCCGGTCATCCTGGTTCGGGAGAAGTCGCAGCGCACGAACGTCGTGCCCATCGCCACGGCCCTGTCCATCGCGGCGCCCGTGAAGTCACAGTCGATGTATTCCGCCCCCGGGCGGATGCCGTTCAGCTTGGCACCCACGAAACTGGTGGCCTCGAATCGCCGCGTCACGATGGTGCCGCGCAGGTCGATCCCGTCGAATACGCAGCCCGAGAACTCGGACTGGCTCAAGGACGCCCCTTCCGTGAAGGTGGAATAGGACATGTCCGTGTCCCGGACCGTCAGGTACCTGATCGATCTACGGACGTCCAGTCCGCGGAAGTCGACTTTGCCGCCGTCGGTGAATCCGAACGGTGAGTCGGGCATGGACCCGAACGTCCGAGACGCGTGGAGGATCGCCTTGTTCACGGCCAGCGCCTGTTCGGGTGTCCATCTCGCCCGTAGATCTCCGCGTCTCATCTATGGCGACCTCCTCCTGGTCCGAGGTCGTCGGACCTCCCTGCGCGGTGAACGCTTCTCGCGCCACGGATGCTACGGGGGTATCGGAGGGCGGGAGACCGTGTGAGTCATCTTGGCGCGCATGTCGCGTGTCGTCGATCCATCCCGTCGCTCGTCCGAGGCGCCAGGTCACCCTCTGGTCCACGTGGGTCCGTGGCCTGCTGTCGGGACACGACGACCGATCCGGTGTCGGGGCCGCCTTCAGCGGGCATCCTGGTCTCCGCGCCGCTCGCGCGGGGCGCTGCGGGGTCCCGCGCGGTGCGGTGATCGGATTCGAACGAGGAGGGGCTCGATGGGAAGCGACGAGTGGTCGCCAGGGAACTGCACCGGGGATCGGCGTCGGCGGGCTCGACCATGACGGGTCTCCGGGACATGGGCGTGCATTTCAGCGAGCTCGGCGGGTTCGCCCTGATGTCGCCTGCGGTGGTGGAGCGCGAGCTCGCCCCCGCCGTGGGCGACGATCTCTGGGGCCGTCTCGCCGCCGACGTCACGGGCGACGACGCGACCGATCGCGGCGTCATCATCCCCGTGACCGTGGATGAGTCCGGTCACTGCCGGATCGGCTTCCGGTTCGATCCGGGCGCGGAGGAGGTCGTCGCTCCTGCGGGACCGCTGGAGGTCGTGGGGAACCGCGTCGTCATGATGAAGCTGGCATCCCTCCTCGCGTGGGACCCCGAGAGGTCCTTGTTCGCGCTCGACGTGCCTGACGGGTGGTACGCGGTCCGCGTCGTCTCCGGCCGCGGAGACGAGGTGGCCGACCTCACCGTGACGGTCGCCCTCAGCCCGACGGCCGGCCCTGTCCGCCGGACGGCGGATCTCGACCTGCGACTCGCGGCGGACGGCACCCGTCGGACCCCGGGCATGGTGTCGATATGGACGGGTCGATTCGGTGACGAGGAGCGCCTCTGGGAGCACGTGTCGCTCGAGCGCCCCCATCGAGGGCCTGCCGGGAGCGTCTTCATGCAGGCCATGGGACTGGGCTGGTACGACCAGGATCGGTCATCGA
It encodes the following:
- a CDS encoding zinc ribbon domain-containing protein; the protein is MTTHIPFTDKVTDLSNQDGCQFEFRCERCGNGFRSAFRRDPRATGQKLARGLSGLIGGPIAQVGYMADRLLDRGTNSPAKDQALQTATAEIAPRFHQCRGCGDWVCGDGCWNTDVGQCARCSPVIVEQLAQLQAEARRTQMQQRLETVDLVGTMSLAQQAHAACPSCGAQARGGKFCTECGGSLAMARPCGSCGADLAKSARFCAECGTAAVS
- a CDS encoding TetR/AcrR family transcriptional regulator, with protein sequence MSERSVPARNDELLAASMRAFAARGYFGTTTAQVAEQMGVSQPYVIQAYGSKRLLFIRTHAHAGEMIIDTFRTAPARGFDPQRLGAAYRELVLSMPEAVLVHAHGFSAATAEPEIGRESRRLFGEVYRTLRDRGGSDEEVATFMGRGMLINNLMLMEAARYADEHAFGGLVATILRTPPRHPSSPDPTVPRQE
- the bioB gene encoding biotin synthase BioB gives rise to the protein MSGFHDLADISLAGGRIDDSDALRVLDAPDSEVLDLVAAVSAVRRRHFGDRVKLNYLVNLKSGMCPEDCGYCSQALGSTAPILRYSWLTTEEAVENAELGIAGGAARVCLVASGRGPSRRDIDRVADIASHVKARQPSVEVCACLGLLRDGQAERLAAAGVDAYNHNINTAESFHDEIVRTHSYADRVDTITAVQRAGVSPCSGLIVGLGESDRQIVEALVALRELGAESVPINFLVPFDGTPMAGRWTLTPLRCLRIVALARLICPEAEIRLAGGRELHLGTLQGLALHVANSMFLGDYLTAEGQTAAADHALIRENGFVIEGAGDRGEIVGAPRPPRPRRRGAGTSLDANA
- a CDS encoding biotin transporter BioY produces the protein MTLAVASRPTRYLADVIRRSRATDAVLVALGTAFIVASATITIPLPFTPVPITMSTFAVMATGAVLGSSRGALSAVLYLALGAAGAPVFSSGQSGIAIPTFGYIVGFVAAALIVGQLARRRADRKVGTTLLLGGLGTIVIYAFGVPWLAASLHVDLGRALVLGVVPFLIGDTVKVLALSALLPSAWRAVRKVRPDSAGDEA
- a CDS encoding pentapeptide repeat-containing protein; the protein is MNKAILHASRTFGSMPDSPFGFTDGGKVDFRGLDVRRSIRYLTVRDTDMSYSTFTEGASLSQSEFSGCVFDGIDLRGTIVTRRFEATSFVGAKLNGIRPGAEYIDCDFTGAAMDRAVAMGTTFVRCDFSRTRMTGAIYNHCTFDGCRFDGARLDFASFAGSQVLGEVDAAVFEGCLVDGMRINGEPVTGVEFDVDGYLRRDRG